The following are encoded together in the Phragmites australis chromosome 19, lpPhrAust1.1, whole genome shotgun sequence genome:
- the LOC133900920 gene encoding E3 ubiquitin-protein ligase listerin isoform X2: protein MLCVKETFLYLNENLKLTTQALSDKATPTDELEDMHRRVISSSLLAMATLIDILLGVKLQNCDVDSTNSENRSLSKVRSTTLNSAEAAFYMHKYFLDVLKSESAVVRSATYSLLSSYIKHVPHVFGEETMKILSPTLLGAFHEKDASCHSSMWDTILVFSKRFPEAWSYCNINKVVLSRFWHFLRNGCYGSKQVSYPLLVQFLDSIPSKAGMGQQFVFDFLHNLWDGRNHRQLSAADSLAFCIAFKQSFLWLLENVSRYSGGDSSDNICIKLIIDILAKIVWCDYLLLSDGATTDGVQLSHKNSLSVANTRYPTNYLQDLEKCIIEILDVIADTENHLLEVTCESLLRYCLDIIQQGEKLSKFQDHVEQLVSFFLSLDLLVVQKGKAWPLERLARPLVEQSLPAIKSMDTPSLVKLLSVLVEIFGPTPLFLKNFQKIDKISDIKPYLEVFNDDFLPWCLNGKYSTCNSKIDLLLSLFQDECFFDQWSSVINYSKAKQKHSVDDKTSNIKDPFELLTLLLQKVRERIAGGKLRNLQKNGYLPEHWRHDLLDSAAVSVFCDLHAADSHANFLCAALGGSDQEDHICFLSAETVCKVLGFISKDLASVLVTSTFEWARFAYALLLPAEPGHLKLPEEHSLSINFEMARFAFGVLQGSLFSLGSTEEDSLFPSILAALFIIEWECSMALTLGGKNDLEGHKDDIDVGASMCKNSKDHLDEEMHLKASLAESIQAFLQSLSPSFWNNLPSCALNRLVNILAQSVKFAVFQMTELRVDETAVLCSEWVVDMLKLTCLDHINLQSFFDLLLSEGEYWPLWLKPYLQNGQPSTKVQFEPTITDEIELRHQRFVAFVDSLILNLGFSEVILGIPGNLHQATSQSIDITSRISSSSRAWVAGEILCTWTWTGGSALKTLLPSLVQYMKIESCLEVSIVSLLFDTLLSGALMHESGQWMLFNAWHLSDNEIEKIQNRFLRALVALLFTTNTNDCIWRESDALVFFEQLLSNLFIGSTINIKCLKVLPFVMSTIIKPLSEKLKLNEDSLYADLVGQNILSWFDKAISCLSSSPREVPVQDIEDWMQVVMSCFPLRITGGAQKSVVMVEREISDAERSLLLTLFQKYQIFYNSASSSLSSTSKSAISTTVELLGVKLTAVMVGYCWTKLQENDWHFVFRVVFRCIKSSVLLVEEMTDGINDAIINHKSSEDTLEKLKLVVSTTDELTLSFAESALVTLCHLNHLGNLQEAENSQSLQLIRSGEYAESNDKMVESILRLFLASGVSEAIANYFSEEASSVVASSRHAYLHFWELVASFINNASPEIRKSALESMELWGLTKGSVSGLYSILFSSKPIFHLQLAAFSLLLSDPFCQLSLVKDCSLGENCSSAQQSDISQSAKLVPDSDKTLYLRDELSSLIEFPTSELLKTDLTARDRVDVFIAWALLLSHLQLLPSSSSTRENVLQYIQDKISPSILDCIFQHIPLKIAAPSGKKKDAVLMPEAEVAAKASKNAIVTCSLLPYVESLWPVGTWQMASLAGSLYGMMIRLLPSFVRTWFTTLRDRSLSFSIESFTRQWCSPPLLLDEFSQVKDSVYADENFSVSVNRSAYEIVATYKKEETGIDLVIRLPNCYPLRHVDVECTRSLGISEVKCRKWLLSLTSFVRNQNGAIAEAIRTWKSNFDKEFEGVEECPICYSILHTSNHSLPRLACKTCRHKFHGACLYKWFSTSNKSTCPLCQTPF from the exons ATGTTATGTGTGAAGGAGACATTTCTTTACCTAAATGAGAATTTGAAGCTAACAACACAAGCTTTGTCTGACAAGGCTACACCAACGGATGAATTGGAAGATATGCATCGGAGG GTAATATCATCATCACTGTTGGCTATGGCAACTCTTATCGACATTTTACTAGGAGTAAAATTGCAAAACTGTGATGTAGACAGTACCAATAGTGAAAATAGGAGTCTGTCAAAAGTTCGATCTACTACACTAAACTCTGCTGAAGCCGCATtttatatgcataaatattttCTTGATGTCCTCAAGTCAGAAAGTGCTGTTGTACGGTCAGCTACATATTCACTgctttcaagttatatcaaacaTGTTCCTCATGTTTTTGGTGAAGAAACCATGAAGATACTTTCCCCCACTCTACTTGGTGCATTCCATGAAAAGGATGCGTCGTGTCACTCTTCTATGTGGGATACAATTCTTGTTTTCTCTAAAAGGTTCCCAGAGGCTTGGTCATATTGCAATATTAACAAAGTTGTCCTCAGTCGGTTTTGGCATTTCCTACGAAATGGATGCTATGGGTCCAAACAAGTCTCATACCCTCTCCTAGTTCAGTTTTTGGACTCTATACCATCGAAAGCAGGGATGGGGCAAcaatttgtttttgattttttgcatAATCTTTGGGATGGAAGGAACCACAGACAGTTATCAGCTGCTGATAGTTTGGCTTTCTGTATTGCATTTAAACAGAGCTTTTTGTGGCTTCTAGAAAATGTATCAAG ATATTCTGGAGGAGATTCTTCAGATAATATTTGCATCAAGCTTATAATTGATATACTTGCCAAAATTGTTTGGTGTGACTATCTTTTGCTGTCTGATGGCGCAACTACTGATGGTGTTCAGTTATCTCACAAAAATTCGCTGTCGGTGGCAAACACACGCTACCCAACAAACTATCTTCAGGATTTGGAGAAATGTATTATTGAAATACTGGATGTGATTGCAGATACAGAAAATCATTTGCTAGAAGTTACTTGTGAGTCGCTGTTAAGGTACTGTTTAGACATAATTCAACAAGGGGAGAAGCTGTCAAAGTTTCAGGATCATGTAGAACAACTTGtgtctttctttctttctttggatCTACTTGTTGTGCAGAAAGGTAAAGCATGGCCACTGGAAAGATTAGCTAGACCACTGGTTGAACAATCCTTGCCAGCTATCAAGTCCATG GACACTCCAAGCCTTGTTAAGCTTCTTTCAGTTTTGGTTGAAATATTTGGGCCCACCCCTctatttttaaagaattttcAGAAAATTGATAAAATATCAGATATCAAGCCTTATCTGGAGGTGTTCAATGATGACTTTCTCCCTTGGTGCTTGAATGGAAAATATAGCACCTGCAACTCAAAGATTGATTTATTGCTTTCCTTATTTCAAGATGAGTGCTTCTTTGACCAATGGAGTTCCGTCATCAATTATAGTAAAGCTAAACAAAAGCACTCTGTTGATGATAAGACCTCAAACATTAAGGACCCATTTGAATTGCTTACACTATTACTTCAGAAAGTCAGAGAAAGAATTGCTGGGGGAAAGCTAAGAAACTTACAGAAAAATGGTTATCTGCCAGAACATTGGCGGCATGACCTATTGGATTCTGCTGCTGTTTCTGTCTTCTGTGATTTGCATGCTGCAGATTCTCATGCTAATTTTCTATG TGCTGCACTTGGTGGCTCAGATCAAGAGGATcatatttgttttctttctgCTGAGACTGTTTGCAAAGTTCTTGGATTCATTTCAAAGGATTTGGCATCTGTACTCGTCACATCAACTTTTGAATGGGCAAGGTTTGCATATGCTCTGTTGTTGCCTGCTGAACCAGGACACTTGAAGCTTCCAGAAGAACATTCCTTGTCAATAAACTTTGAGATGGCTCGATTTGCTTTTGGTGTGCTTCAGGGTAGCTTGTTTTCGCTAGGGTCAACTGAGGAAGATTCTTTGTTTCCTTCTATTCTGGCAGCTCTGTTTATCATTGAATGGGAATGTAGCATGGCTTTAACTCTTGGTGGCAAAAATGATTTGGAAGGTCATAAAGACGATATCGATGTTGGTGCTTCTATgtgcaaaaattcaaaagatcATTTGGATGAGGAGATGCATTTGAAGGCTAGCCTTGCAGAAAGTATACAAGCTTTTCTCCAAAGCTTAAGTCCATCCTTTTGGAATAACCTTCCTTCATGCGCTTTGAATAGATTGGTGAATATTCTAGCTCAGTCTGTCAAGTTTGCTGTATTTCAGATGACAGAATTACGTGTTGATGAGACAGCAGTCTTGTGTTCAGAGTGGGTGGTGGACATGTTGAAGCTCACCTGTCTTGATCACATAAATTTGCAAAGTTTTTTTGATCTTTTGTTATCTGAGGGAGAATATTGGCCGCTCTGGTTGAAGCCATATTTACAAAATGGGCAGCCATCTACGAAGGTCCAATTTGAGCCAACTATCACAGATGAAATT GAACTGAGACACCAGCGATTTGTTGCTTTTGTTGATAGCCTTATTCTCAATCTTGGCTTTAGTGAAGTGATATTAGGTATTCCAGGAAATCTACATCAAGCCACATCACAATCAATTGATATTACTTCACGTATCTCTTCCTCGTCTAGAGCCTGGGTGGCTGGTGAGATCCTTTGCACTTGGACATGGACAGGGGGGAGTGCATTGAAAACATTATTACCTTCTCTGGTTCAGTACATGAAAATTGAATCATGTCTTGAGGTCAGCATTGTGTCCTTGTTGTTTGACACATTGCTAAGCGGTGCCCTTATGCATGAGAGTGGTCAGTGGATGCTGTTTAATGCTTGGCATCTTTCTGACAACGAGATTGAGAAAATTCAAAACCGTTTTCTCCGTGCTCTTGTGGCTTTGTTATTTACTACTAACACCAATGATTGTATTTGGAGAGAATCTGATGCACTTGTATTTTTTGAGCAACTATTAAGCAATCTTTTTATTGGTTCAACAATCAATATAAAATGTCTGAAGGTTCTTCCCTTTGTTATGAGTACCATCATCAAACCCTTGTCAGAGAAATTGAAATTGAATGAAGATTCTTTGTATGCTGATTTGGTGGGGCAAAACATattgagttggtttgataaGGCCATCTCTTGTCTGTCATCCAGCCCAAGGGAAGTACCAGTTCAAG ATATTGAGGACTGGATGCAAGTGGTGATGTCTTGCTTCCCATTGAGGATAACTGGAGGAGCCCAGAAATCAGTAGTTATGGTTGAACGAGAGATCAGTGATGCAGAAAGATCATTACTGCTGACACTGTTTCAGAAATACCAGATTTTCTATAATAGCGCATCTTCGTCATTGTCGTCCACTAGTAAAAGTGCGATATCAACGACAGTTGAATTACTGGGAGTGAAACTGACGGCTGTTATGGTTGGCTATTGCTGGACAAAACTTCAGGAAAATGATTGGCATTTTGTATTCCGTGTGGTATTCAGGTGTATCAAATCGTCTGTtttgcttgtggaagaaatgaCAGATGGCATAAACGATGCCATAATAAACCATAAATCAAGTGAAGATACCTTGGAGAAGCTTAAATTAGTGGTTAGCACTACAGACGAGTTAACATTAAGCTTTGCAGAATCCGCTTTGGTTACACTGTGTCACCTCAACCATCTTGGTAACCTCCAAGAAGCAGAAAATTCTCAGAGTTTGCAGCTTATTAGGTCAGGGGAGTATGCTGAGAGTAATGACAAGATGGTAGAGAGTATCCTCCGTTTATTCTTGGCTTCTGGTGTTTCAGAGGCAATTGCAAATTATTTTAGTGAAGAGGCTTCATCCGTCGTAGCTTCCAGTCGTCATGCTTATTTGCATTTTTGGGAACTTGTAGCATCATTCATCAATAATGCTTCACCAGAGATTAGAAAGTCTGCACTAGAGTCCATGGAACTGTGGGGACTTACCAAGGGTTCAGTCAGTGGTCTATATTCGATTCTTTTCTCCTCAAAGCCAATATTTCACTTACAGCTTGCCGCTTTCTCTCTACTTCTGTCTGATCCCTTCTGTCAACTTTCACTGGTCAAAGATTGTTCTCTGGGAGAAAATTGTTCATCTGCCCAGCAATCTGACATAAGCCAAAGTGCCAAGTTGGTGCCAGATTCGGATAAGACCCTATATCTCAGAGATGAACTCTCATCCTTAATTGAGTTTCCAACATCTGAACTTCTCAAAACAGATCTGACAGCTCGAGACAGG GTTGATGTCTTCATTGCGTGGGCATTGTTGTTGTCCCACCTGCAGTTACTACCATCATCTTCCAGTACTAGGGAAAATGTCCTTCAATATATACAAGATAAGATCAGTCCGTCCATATTGGATTGCATTTTCCAGCATATCCCACTAAAGATTGCTGCACCGAGCGGGAAGAAAAAGGATGCTGTGCTCATGCCAGAAGCTGAGGTTGCTGCCAAAGCTTCTAAGAATGCCATAGTTACTTGCTCATTGCTGCCATACGTGGAATCTCTTTGGCCCGTTGGGACTTGGCAAATGGCCTCACTTGCAGGGTCATTGTACGGGATGATGATTAGACTGCTACCTTCTTTTGTGCGCACATGGTTTACTACCTTGAGAGACCGTTCATTGTCATTCTCAATCGAGTCCTTTACCAGACAATGGTGCAGCCCGCCTCTTCTGCTAGACGAATTTTCTCAG GTTAAGGATTCTGTGTATGCTGATGAGAATTTCTCAGTTAGCGTCAACCGGTCAGCTTATGAAATTGTTGCTACATACAAAAAGGAGGAGACAGGAATTGATCTTGTTATACGTCTCCCCAATTGTTACCCCCTTCGCCATGTCGATGTTGAATGCACTAGAAGTTTAGGTATCAGTGAAGTAAAGTGTAGAAAATGGTTGCTTTCCCTCACATCATTCGTCCGGAACCAG AATGGCGCAATAGCAGAGGCGATCCGCACGTGGAAGAGCAATTTTGACAAGGAGTTTGAGGGCGTGGAGGAATGCCCAATCTGTTACAGCATTCTCCACACGAGCAACCACAGCCTTCCGCGGCTGGCGTGCAAGACTTGCAGGCACAAATTCCACGGTGCCTGCCTCTACAAGTGGTTCTCAACATCCAACAAATCAACTTGCCCGCTGTGCCAGACTCCCTTCTAG
- the LOC133900920 gene encoding E3 ubiquitin-protein ligase listerin isoform X1: MGKQKNRASSSGLAASLVPHAQGAAPTVGFGGYHGAARVEPASPSDPDAPIRLTPDVDSEVLQHLKRLGRKDPTTKLKALSALSILFAQKPGEEVVQIVLQWTFEYKRLLLDYNREVRRATHEAMSSLVTAVKKGIAPHLKSLMGPWWFSQFDPAPEVAQAARRSFEAAFPQSERRLDALMLCVKETFLYLNENLKLTTQALSDKATPTDELEDMHRRVISSSLLAMATLIDILLGVKLQNCDVDSTNSENRSLSKVRSTTLNSAEAAFYMHKYFLDVLKSESAVVRSATYSLLSSYIKHVPHVFGEETMKILSPTLLGAFHEKDASCHSSMWDTILVFSKRFPEAWSYCNINKVVLSRFWHFLRNGCYGSKQVSYPLLVQFLDSIPSKAGMGQQFVFDFLHNLWDGRNHRQLSAADSLAFCIAFKQSFLWLLENVSRYSGGDSSDNICIKLIIDILAKIVWCDYLLLSDGATTDGVQLSHKNSLSVANTRYPTNYLQDLEKCIIEILDVIADTENHLLEVTCESLLRYCLDIIQQGEKLSKFQDHVEQLVSFFLSLDLLVVQKGKAWPLERLARPLVEQSLPAIKSMDTPSLVKLLSVLVEIFGPTPLFLKNFQKIDKISDIKPYLEVFNDDFLPWCLNGKYSTCNSKIDLLLSLFQDECFFDQWSSVINYSKAKQKHSVDDKTSNIKDPFELLTLLLQKVRERIAGGKLRNLQKNGYLPEHWRHDLLDSAAVSVFCDLHAADSHANFLCAALGGSDQEDHICFLSAETVCKVLGFISKDLASVLVTSTFEWARFAYALLLPAEPGHLKLPEEHSLSINFEMARFAFGVLQGSLFSLGSTEEDSLFPSILAALFIIEWECSMALTLGGKNDLEGHKDDIDVGASMCKNSKDHLDEEMHLKASLAESIQAFLQSLSPSFWNNLPSCALNRLVNILAQSVKFAVFQMTELRVDETAVLCSEWVVDMLKLTCLDHINLQSFFDLLLSEGEYWPLWLKPYLQNGQPSTKVQFEPTITDEIELRHQRFVAFVDSLILNLGFSEVILGIPGNLHQATSQSIDITSRISSSSRAWVAGEILCTWTWTGGSALKTLLPSLVQYMKIESCLEVSIVSLLFDTLLSGALMHESGQWMLFNAWHLSDNEIEKIQNRFLRALVALLFTTNTNDCIWRESDALVFFEQLLSNLFIGSTINIKCLKVLPFVMSTIIKPLSEKLKLNEDSLYADLVGQNILSWFDKAISCLSSSPREVPVQDIEDWMQVVMSCFPLRITGGAQKSVVMVEREISDAERSLLLTLFQKYQIFYNSASSSLSSTSKSAISTTVELLGVKLTAVMVGYCWTKLQENDWHFVFRVVFRCIKSSVLLVEEMTDGINDAIINHKSSEDTLEKLKLVVSTTDELTLSFAESALVTLCHLNHLGNLQEAENSQSLQLIRSGEYAESNDKMVESILRLFLASGVSEAIANYFSEEASSVVASSRHAYLHFWELVASFINNASPEIRKSALESMELWGLTKGSVSGLYSILFSSKPIFHLQLAAFSLLLSDPFCQLSLVKDCSLGENCSSAQQSDISQSAKLVPDSDKTLYLRDELSSLIEFPTSELLKTDLTARDRVDVFIAWALLLSHLQLLPSSSSTRENVLQYIQDKISPSILDCIFQHIPLKIAAPSGKKKDAVLMPEAEVAAKASKNAIVTCSLLPYVESLWPVGTWQMASLAGSLYGMMIRLLPSFVRTWFTTLRDRSLSFSIESFTRQWCSPPLLLDEFSQVKDSVYADENFSVSVNRSAYEIVATYKKEETGIDLVIRLPNCYPLRHVDVECTRSLGISEVKCRKWLLSLTSFVRNQNGAIAEAIRTWKSNFDKEFEGVEECPICYSILHTSNHSLPRLACKTCRHKFHGACLYKWFSTSNKSTCPLCQTPF; the protein is encoded by the exons ATGGGGAAGCAGAAGAACCGCGCGTCCAGCAGCGGCCTGGCGGCGTCGCTGGTGCCGCATGCCCAGGGCGCCGCCCCCACCGTCGGTTTCGGCGGCTACCACGGCGCCGCCCGTGTTGAGCCCGCTTCGCCCTCCGACCCCGACGCCCCGATTCGCCTTACCCCT GATGTGGATAGTGAAGTGCTCCAGCACCTGAAAAGGCTAGGAAGGAAGGATCCAACAACAAAG CTCAAGGCATTATCTGCGCTCTCTATACTCTTTGCACAAAAACCTGGCGAGGAAGTTGTACAAATTGTTCTACAATGG ACATTCGAGTACAAGAGACTGCTGCTTGACTATAACAGAGAAGTCCGTCGTGCTACTCATGAGGCCATGTCTAGCCTTGTCACAGCAGTCAA GAAGGGTATAGCTCCACATCTGAAGTCCTTGATGGGTCCTTGGTGGTTTTCTCAGTTTGACCCTGCTCCTGAGGTTGCACAGGCTGCTCGACGTTCATTTGAG GCGGCATTCCCACAATCAGAGAGAAGATTGGATGCGCTAATGTTATGTGTGAAGGAGACATTTCTTTACCTAAATGAGAATTTGAAGCTAACAACACAAGCTTTGTCTGACAAGGCTACACCAACGGATGAATTGGAAGATATGCATCGGAGG GTAATATCATCATCACTGTTGGCTATGGCAACTCTTATCGACATTTTACTAGGAGTAAAATTGCAAAACTGTGATGTAGACAGTACCAATAGTGAAAATAGGAGTCTGTCAAAAGTTCGATCTACTACACTAAACTCTGCTGAAGCCGCATtttatatgcataaatattttCTTGATGTCCTCAAGTCAGAAAGTGCTGTTGTACGGTCAGCTACATATTCACTgctttcaagttatatcaaacaTGTTCCTCATGTTTTTGGTGAAGAAACCATGAAGATACTTTCCCCCACTCTACTTGGTGCATTCCATGAAAAGGATGCGTCGTGTCACTCTTCTATGTGGGATACAATTCTTGTTTTCTCTAAAAGGTTCCCAGAGGCTTGGTCATATTGCAATATTAACAAAGTTGTCCTCAGTCGGTTTTGGCATTTCCTACGAAATGGATGCTATGGGTCCAAACAAGTCTCATACCCTCTCCTAGTTCAGTTTTTGGACTCTATACCATCGAAAGCAGGGATGGGGCAAcaatttgtttttgattttttgcatAATCTTTGGGATGGAAGGAACCACAGACAGTTATCAGCTGCTGATAGTTTGGCTTTCTGTATTGCATTTAAACAGAGCTTTTTGTGGCTTCTAGAAAATGTATCAAG ATATTCTGGAGGAGATTCTTCAGATAATATTTGCATCAAGCTTATAATTGATATACTTGCCAAAATTGTTTGGTGTGACTATCTTTTGCTGTCTGATGGCGCAACTACTGATGGTGTTCAGTTATCTCACAAAAATTCGCTGTCGGTGGCAAACACACGCTACCCAACAAACTATCTTCAGGATTTGGAGAAATGTATTATTGAAATACTGGATGTGATTGCAGATACAGAAAATCATTTGCTAGAAGTTACTTGTGAGTCGCTGTTAAGGTACTGTTTAGACATAATTCAACAAGGGGAGAAGCTGTCAAAGTTTCAGGATCATGTAGAACAACTTGtgtctttctttctttctttggatCTACTTGTTGTGCAGAAAGGTAAAGCATGGCCACTGGAAAGATTAGCTAGACCACTGGTTGAACAATCCTTGCCAGCTATCAAGTCCATG GACACTCCAAGCCTTGTTAAGCTTCTTTCAGTTTTGGTTGAAATATTTGGGCCCACCCCTctatttttaaagaattttcAGAAAATTGATAAAATATCAGATATCAAGCCTTATCTGGAGGTGTTCAATGATGACTTTCTCCCTTGGTGCTTGAATGGAAAATATAGCACCTGCAACTCAAAGATTGATTTATTGCTTTCCTTATTTCAAGATGAGTGCTTCTTTGACCAATGGAGTTCCGTCATCAATTATAGTAAAGCTAAACAAAAGCACTCTGTTGATGATAAGACCTCAAACATTAAGGACCCATTTGAATTGCTTACACTATTACTTCAGAAAGTCAGAGAAAGAATTGCTGGGGGAAAGCTAAGAAACTTACAGAAAAATGGTTATCTGCCAGAACATTGGCGGCATGACCTATTGGATTCTGCTGCTGTTTCTGTCTTCTGTGATTTGCATGCTGCAGATTCTCATGCTAATTTTCTATG TGCTGCACTTGGTGGCTCAGATCAAGAGGATcatatttgttttctttctgCTGAGACTGTTTGCAAAGTTCTTGGATTCATTTCAAAGGATTTGGCATCTGTACTCGTCACATCAACTTTTGAATGGGCAAGGTTTGCATATGCTCTGTTGTTGCCTGCTGAACCAGGACACTTGAAGCTTCCAGAAGAACATTCCTTGTCAATAAACTTTGAGATGGCTCGATTTGCTTTTGGTGTGCTTCAGGGTAGCTTGTTTTCGCTAGGGTCAACTGAGGAAGATTCTTTGTTTCCTTCTATTCTGGCAGCTCTGTTTATCATTGAATGGGAATGTAGCATGGCTTTAACTCTTGGTGGCAAAAATGATTTGGAAGGTCATAAAGACGATATCGATGTTGGTGCTTCTATgtgcaaaaattcaaaagatcATTTGGATGAGGAGATGCATTTGAAGGCTAGCCTTGCAGAAAGTATACAAGCTTTTCTCCAAAGCTTAAGTCCATCCTTTTGGAATAACCTTCCTTCATGCGCTTTGAATAGATTGGTGAATATTCTAGCTCAGTCTGTCAAGTTTGCTGTATTTCAGATGACAGAATTACGTGTTGATGAGACAGCAGTCTTGTGTTCAGAGTGGGTGGTGGACATGTTGAAGCTCACCTGTCTTGATCACATAAATTTGCAAAGTTTTTTTGATCTTTTGTTATCTGAGGGAGAATATTGGCCGCTCTGGTTGAAGCCATATTTACAAAATGGGCAGCCATCTACGAAGGTCCAATTTGAGCCAACTATCACAGATGAAATT GAACTGAGACACCAGCGATTTGTTGCTTTTGTTGATAGCCTTATTCTCAATCTTGGCTTTAGTGAAGTGATATTAGGTATTCCAGGAAATCTACATCAAGCCACATCACAATCAATTGATATTACTTCACGTATCTCTTCCTCGTCTAGAGCCTGGGTGGCTGGTGAGATCCTTTGCACTTGGACATGGACAGGGGGGAGTGCATTGAAAACATTATTACCTTCTCTGGTTCAGTACATGAAAATTGAATCATGTCTTGAGGTCAGCATTGTGTCCTTGTTGTTTGACACATTGCTAAGCGGTGCCCTTATGCATGAGAGTGGTCAGTGGATGCTGTTTAATGCTTGGCATCTTTCTGACAACGAGATTGAGAAAATTCAAAACCGTTTTCTCCGTGCTCTTGTGGCTTTGTTATTTACTACTAACACCAATGATTGTATTTGGAGAGAATCTGATGCACTTGTATTTTTTGAGCAACTATTAAGCAATCTTTTTATTGGTTCAACAATCAATATAAAATGTCTGAAGGTTCTTCCCTTTGTTATGAGTACCATCATCAAACCCTTGTCAGAGAAATTGAAATTGAATGAAGATTCTTTGTATGCTGATTTGGTGGGGCAAAACATattgagttggtttgataaGGCCATCTCTTGTCTGTCATCCAGCCCAAGGGAAGTACCAGTTCAAG ATATTGAGGACTGGATGCAAGTGGTGATGTCTTGCTTCCCATTGAGGATAACTGGAGGAGCCCAGAAATCAGTAGTTATGGTTGAACGAGAGATCAGTGATGCAGAAAGATCATTACTGCTGACACTGTTTCAGAAATACCAGATTTTCTATAATAGCGCATCTTCGTCATTGTCGTCCACTAGTAAAAGTGCGATATCAACGACAGTTGAATTACTGGGAGTGAAACTGACGGCTGTTATGGTTGGCTATTGCTGGACAAAACTTCAGGAAAATGATTGGCATTTTGTATTCCGTGTGGTATTCAGGTGTATCAAATCGTCTGTtttgcttgtggaagaaatgaCAGATGGCATAAACGATGCCATAATAAACCATAAATCAAGTGAAGATACCTTGGAGAAGCTTAAATTAGTGGTTAGCACTACAGACGAGTTAACATTAAGCTTTGCAGAATCCGCTTTGGTTACACTGTGTCACCTCAACCATCTTGGTAACCTCCAAGAAGCAGAAAATTCTCAGAGTTTGCAGCTTATTAGGTCAGGGGAGTATGCTGAGAGTAATGACAAGATGGTAGAGAGTATCCTCCGTTTATTCTTGGCTTCTGGTGTTTCAGAGGCAATTGCAAATTATTTTAGTGAAGAGGCTTCATCCGTCGTAGCTTCCAGTCGTCATGCTTATTTGCATTTTTGGGAACTTGTAGCATCATTCATCAATAATGCTTCACCAGAGATTAGAAAGTCTGCACTAGAGTCCATGGAACTGTGGGGACTTACCAAGGGTTCAGTCAGTGGTCTATATTCGATTCTTTTCTCCTCAAAGCCAATATTTCACTTACAGCTTGCCGCTTTCTCTCTACTTCTGTCTGATCCCTTCTGTCAACTTTCACTGGTCAAAGATTGTTCTCTGGGAGAAAATTGTTCATCTGCCCAGCAATCTGACATAAGCCAAAGTGCCAAGTTGGTGCCAGATTCGGATAAGACCCTATATCTCAGAGATGAACTCTCATCCTTAATTGAGTTTCCAACATCTGAACTTCTCAAAACAGATCTGACAGCTCGAGACAGG GTTGATGTCTTCATTGCGTGGGCATTGTTGTTGTCCCACCTGCAGTTACTACCATCATCTTCCAGTACTAGGGAAAATGTCCTTCAATATATACAAGATAAGATCAGTCCGTCCATATTGGATTGCATTTTCCAGCATATCCCACTAAAGATTGCTGCACCGAGCGGGAAGAAAAAGGATGCTGTGCTCATGCCAGAAGCTGAGGTTGCTGCCAAAGCTTCTAAGAATGCCATAGTTACTTGCTCATTGCTGCCATACGTGGAATCTCTTTGGCCCGTTGGGACTTGGCAAATGGCCTCACTTGCAGGGTCATTGTACGGGATGATGATTAGACTGCTACCTTCTTTTGTGCGCACATGGTTTACTACCTTGAGAGACCGTTCATTGTCATTCTCAATCGAGTCCTTTACCAGACAATGGTGCAGCCCGCCTCTTCTGCTAGACGAATTTTCTCAG GTTAAGGATTCTGTGTATGCTGATGAGAATTTCTCAGTTAGCGTCAACCGGTCAGCTTATGAAATTGTTGCTACATACAAAAAGGAGGAGACAGGAATTGATCTTGTTATACGTCTCCCCAATTGTTACCCCCTTCGCCATGTCGATGTTGAATGCACTAGAAGTTTAGGTATCAGTGAAGTAAAGTGTAGAAAATGGTTGCTTTCCCTCACATCATTCGTCCGGAACCAG AATGGCGCAATAGCAGAGGCGATCCGCACGTGGAAGAGCAATTTTGACAAGGAGTTTGAGGGCGTGGAGGAATGCCCAATCTGTTACAGCATTCTCCACACGAGCAACCACAGCCTTCCGCGGCTGGCGTGCAAGACTTGCAGGCACAAATTCCACGGTGCCTGCCTCTACAAGTGGTTCTCAACATCCAACAAATCAACTTGCCCGCTGTGCCAGACTCCCTTCTAG